Proteins from a genomic interval of Phenylobacterium sp. LH3H17:
- a CDS encoding pyridoxal phosphate-dependent aminotransferase has product MAEASKRGFFNGNPDWSNLGQGQPEVGDLDGAPPRLSQIEVAPQDLAYGPVNGVDALRQAVADHYNLTYRQGRTSKYAKENVSIAQGGRLMLSRILAVLGPVNVGYVVPDYTAYEDMLDYHRHRLTPVAIRTQAEDGFRLTAEMVAAAVESHGLGAVLFSNPNNPTGQLLAGDDLDRVVAMCRARGCLAVVDEFYSHYIFDEEGAGADGPVSASAFVDDVDADPVLLVDGVTKNLRYPGLRLAWAVGPRDIIETLGRAASAIDGGASVPVQQAVAGLLDPALMDQETTAVRAAFARKRRLMLDQLRALGIGFPAAQRGTFYLWGSVENLPAPLDDAMTFFTHALARRVMVVPGPYFDINPGRMRRGPSPLRQWVRFSFGPPEGNMLEGLDRLRTLIQDARRGAL; this is encoded by the coding sequence ATGGCGGAAGCCAGCAAGCGCGGGTTCTTCAACGGCAATCCCGATTGGAGCAACCTTGGGCAAGGGCAGCCGGAGGTCGGCGACCTCGACGGGGCGCCGCCCCGCCTTTCGCAGATTGAGGTTGCGCCGCAGGATCTGGCCTATGGGCCGGTCAACGGTGTCGATGCGCTGAGGCAGGCGGTCGCGGACCACTACAACCTGACCTACCGCCAGGGGCGGACTTCGAAGTACGCCAAGGAGAACGTTTCGATCGCCCAGGGCGGCAGACTGATGCTCTCGCGCATCCTCGCCGTGCTTGGGCCGGTCAATGTCGGCTACGTCGTTCCCGACTACACCGCCTACGAGGACATGCTCGACTACCACAGGCACCGTTTGACGCCGGTGGCGATCAGAACCCAGGCCGAGGACGGGTTCCGCCTGACGGCCGAGATGGTCGCCGCAGCGGTCGAGAGCCATGGCCTGGGCGCTGTGCTGTTCTCCAATCCAAACAACCCCACCGGTCAACTCCTGGCAGGAGATGACCTGGATCGGGTGGTGGCCATGTGCCGGGCGCGCGGCTGCCTTGCCGTCGTAGATGAGTTCTATTCGCACTATATCTTCGACGAGGAGGGGGCCGGGGCGGACGGACCGGTCTCGGCCTCGGCCTTTGTCGACGACGTCGACGCCGATCCCGTGCTCCTGGTGGACGGCGTGACGAAGAACCTCCGCTACCCCGGCCTGCGCCTCGCCTGGGCGGTTGGCCCGCGCGACATCATCGAAACCCTCGGTCGCGCGGCGAGTGCGATCGATGGCGGCGCGAGCGTTCCGGTGCAACAGGCTGTAGCGGGCCTCCTGGATCCGGCCCTGATGGATCAGGAAACGACGGCCGTGCGCGCGGCGTTCGCTCGCAAACGGCGTCTCATGCTCGACCAGCTTCGCGCGCTCGGAATAGGTTTTCCGGCGGCGCAGCGGGGCACCTTCTATCTCTGGGGCTCGGTGGAGAACCTTCCGGCCCCCCTGGATGACGCCATGACCTTCTTCACGCACGCGCTCGCGCGACGGGTCATGGTGGTCCCGGGCCCCTACTTTGATATCAATCCCGGGCGTATGCGTCGCGGGCCGTCACCGCTCCGTCAGTGGGTGCGGTTCTCGTTCGGACCGCCGGAAGGCAACATGCTCGAAGGCCTCGATCGCCTGCGCACCCTGATCCAGGACGCGCGTCGAGGCGCGCTATGA